TTCAGGGGTCTCGTCGCAGGCATAGCCGAACATCATGCCCTGGTCCCCGGCGCCGTTGGTCAGGCTGTCCTTGCCCTCCTTGCTCTCCAGGGACTGGTCCACGCCCATGGCGATGTCGCCGGACTGCTCGTCAATGGACGTGATGACGGCACAGGTCTCGCAGTCAAAGCCGAACTTGCCCCGGTCGTAGCCGATCTCCCGCACTACCTCCCGGGCGATCTTAGGGATATCCACATAGCAGCTGGTGCTGATTTCACCCATGACGTGGATCAATCCGGTGCAGGCCGTGGTTTCACAGGCCACCCGGGCCTCGGGGTCCTTTTCGATGATCGCATCCAAAACCGCATCGGAGATCTGGTCGCAGATTTTGTCGGGATGCCCCTCCGTCACAGATTCAGAGGTGAAGAAATGCTTTGCCATATAGTTGCTCCTTTCATGTTCCCTTTGGAGCGCAAGCCGAAAAAAAGCACGCTCCGTACTCGACGGACCGTGTCAGTAAGCTTTTACCGCTCCTCATCTTTCGATAGCCGTCGGATTTGGCACCTTGCAGGGCAGGTTGCCGTGGTTTCACAGGGCCGTTCCCTCCACCACTCTTGATAAGGGATTCAATTGTGTTTACTATACTACGCAGTTTTTGACGGATTGTCAATATACACTTGCCGGATTCTGTGTGATTTGCGTTTTTTTGCTGCCATTACAGGAAATTCAAAAAATAGACATGACTTTTCCCATTCTCTATGGTATGGTATATTGCGTTATGATTTGTCTTTCGCAATGGAGGTTGTGATTTTGAGAAAACTGTATGACGCGGTGGACCGGTTCTGCGCCACCCACCCGCGCTTCGGCATCCCCAACCTGATGATGACCATTGTCATCGGCAACGCCATCATCTATCTGCTGGCCCGGCTGAGCAATTACGGCGCCATCTCCTTTTTGAGCTTTGATCTGTACCACCTGCTCCACGGTGAACTCTGGCGGCTGCTGACGTTCCTCTTTGTCCCCAATACCTTCGATCTCTTCTCCCTGGCCATCTCGCTCTATTTTTACTATTTCGTGGGCAGTGTGCTGGAGCGGGAGTGGGGTACGGCCAAATTCACGCTCTACTACCTCAGCGGCGCGGTGCTGACGCTCCTGGCCACAGTGGCCGCCTCGCTGATCAGCGGCAACTGGTATCTGACGCTGTCCGGCACCTACTATGTGAACATGTCCATGTTCTTTGCCTTTGCCATGCTCTACCCCGACATGCAGGTACTGCTGTTTTTCATCATCCCGCTGAAGGTCAAGTGGCTGGCATGGGCCAACGCGGCGCTCTTCGCGGTGGACATCCTGCGCTCTCTTATATGGTTCAACCTCAGCGGTATCCTCTTCCCCCTCATTGCGCTCTTTAACTTCTTTGTCTTTTTCGCACCGGACTTCTTCCACTTTGCCGAGCGCAAGCGCTACCAGCACAGCCGGCAGAGCAGCAGCTTCCGAAAGACGATGCACAAAGAGGAACCCACAAAGCGCTCCTACCGCCACAAATGCGCCGTCTGCGGCCGCACCGACGCGGATCATCCGGAGCTCCAGTTCCGCTACTGCTCCCGCTGCACCGGCTACCACTGCTACTGTCAGGATCACATCTTCAACCATGTGCACTTCACCGACGATCAGCCCTGATAAAAAGCGCCTCTTCCTGTTTGGAAGAGGCGCTTTTTTGAAAAATCCGATCAACTCAGGTCCTTCAGGCGGAAGGCTGTTCCCTCCTCCAGGCCCAGACGTTCCAAAAGAGGCTCCGGGACCTCCCGGCACACTTGGCCCCGGTGGGTGAGAATCCGGAGGAACACCCGGTCCGGCTCTCCCTCCGGCCGCTCCTCACAGCCGTAATCCGCCTCTCCAATCTGCATCACAACAGCGTCCAGGTCCCCCTGGAGCCTTAAAAGCAGCTGTTCCTGATCCATGTGATATCCCTCCTGTGCGCGGCGTTCCGACTGCCTTTACCTGCAACGCCTCAGCACCTCCAGCAGGAACGTCCAGACCCGCTGGACAGAGGAGACGCTCATCCGCTCCTGGGCGGTGTGGATTTTGGTGAGATCGGGGCCGATGGACACGCAGTCCAATCCCGGCATCTTTCCGGAGAGAAGGCCGCATTCCAGCCCCGCGTGGATGGCCTCCACCTTGGGGGCGCGGCCATACTGCTCCGTGAATACGTCCTCCATCACCTGGCGCAGGGGCGAATCCTTGCGGTACTCCCAGGCCGGATAGTCGCCGCTCAAGTGCAGCGTTCCGCCGATCTGACCTGCCAGGAAACCCAGCCGGTCTATCATCATCTGCTTCTGGCTGGCCACGGAGCTGCGGACGCAGTAGGCGGCCGCCACCTGGTTCTCCTCCGTGGTGAGTATCCCCAGGTTCAGCGAGCTCTGCACCAGGCCCGGGATATCCTGGCTCATGGCCTGAATGCCGCTGGGGGAAAGGCTCAGAAAGAGAACGATCCCCTGGGTGGAGGCATTGGTCATGGCCTTTCCGCTCCACTTTTCGCAAGCGGTCAGGAAAACGCTCACCCCCGGATCGGAAGACGCCAGCTCCTGGCGGAAGGCGTTTTCCAGTTCCTCCACCGTTTCCCTCACCGTCCGGGTGTCTTCGCACAGGAACCGGGCGGAGGACTCCCGGACAATGGCGTTGTCCTTTGTGCCGCCGCCGACGGACACCAGCCGAATCTCCGTCCGGCGGCTCAGGGCGCAGAGGATCCGGCCCATCAGCTCGTTGCCCATGCCCCGGCCCTTGTCGATCTCCACGCCGGAGTGGCCGCCCTTCAGGCCGCCCACCGTCACGGTATACACGGTTCCAGCCGCCGCCTCCCACTGAACCGGCAGGTCGCACCGGGCCACCACGCCGCCGGCACAGCTGACGGTGAAGATGCCCTCCACCTCGGAGTCGATGTTGATGAGCTTGCGGCCCTTTAGAGGCG
This window of the Dysosmobacter acutus genome carries:
- a CDS encoding rhomboid family intramembrane serine protease; protein product: MRKLYDAVDRFCATHPRFGIPNLMMTIVIGNAIIYLLARLSNYGAISFLSFDLYHLLHGELWRLLTFLFVPNTFDLFSLAISLYFYYFVGSVLEREWGTAKFTLYYLSGAVLTLLATVAASLISGNWYLTLSGTYYVNMSMFFAFAMLYPDMQVLLFFIIPLKVKWLAWANAALFAVDILRSLIWFNLSGILFPLIALFNFFVFFAPDFFHFAERKRYQHSRQSSSFRKTMHKEEPTKRSYRHKCAVCGRTDADHPELQFRYCSRCTGYHCYCQDHIFNHVHFTDDQP
- a CDS encoding aminoacyl-histidine dipeptidase, with translation MRVLEQLEPGRVFYYFEELCKIPHGSRNTKAISDYCVEFARARGLECHQDAANNVIIVKEATPGYESAEPVILQGHLDMVCEQAPECTLDMEKEGLELAVDGDQVYAKGTTLGGDDGIAVAMTLAVLESGEISHPRLEAVFTVDEEIGMLGAAALDVSPLKGRKLINIDSEVEGIFTVSCAGGVVARCDLPVQWEAAAGTVYTVTVGGLKGGHSGVEIDKGRGMGNELMGRILCALSRRTEIRLVSVGGGTKDNAIVRESSARFLCEDTRTVRETVEELENAFRQELASSDPGVSVFLTACEKWSGKAMTNASTQGIVLFLSLSPSGIQAMSQDIPGLVQSSLNLGILTTEENQVAAAYCVRSSVASQKQMMIDRLGFLAGQIGGTLHLSGDYPAWEYRKDSPLRQVMEDVFTEQYGRAPKVEAIHAGLECGLLSGKMPGLDCVSIGPDLTKIHTAQERMSVSSVQRVWTFLLEVLRRCR